The following coding sequences are from one Dreissena polymorpha isolate Duluth1 chromosome 8, UMN_Dpol_1.0, whole genome shotgun sequence window:
- the LOC127840631 gene encoding gastrin/cholecystokinin type B receptor-like yields the protein MTHNESRANDSMLSSFNNSDRLDLLNARYASTLLPLTLVLGLFGIVGIAGNVLVFVVYGCEKQFKDQKFRYYVSFLALIDLVTCMTLIPAEMLKHQEYFNFTGSVWCKAKCFFNVFAAAAASYCLVLVAIDRYMLTCRPVVFCKVRSISHGLA from the coding sequence ATGACTCATAATGAGAGTCGTGCCAATGACAGCATGTTGTCGTCTTTTAATAATTCCGACAGGCTAGACCTATTGAATGCGCGGTATGCGTCGACATTACTGCCGTTAACGTTAGTGCTAGGATTATTCGGGATTGTAGGAATCGCGGGGAACGTGTTGGTGTTTGTAGTGTACGGATGCGAGAAACAATTCAAGGATCAGAAATTTAGATACTATGTGTCGTTTCTCGCCTTGATAGACCTCGTCACGTGTATGACCTTAATTCCAGCGGAAATGCTCAAACACCAAGAGTACTTCAACTTTACTGGGAGCGTTTGGTGCAAGGCAAAATGCTTCTTTAACGTGTTTGCAGCGGCCGCTGCGTCCTACTGTCTCGTTCTAGTCGCAATAGACCGGTACATGCTCACGTGTCGCCCAGTGGTGTTCTGTAAGGTACGGAGCATTTCACACGGCCTTGCATAG
- the LOC127840630 gene encoding uncharacterized protein LOC127840630, with the protein MIVLYARIGLEVWKAMRIRGAHGVDLTALSHYHHNHAQQPYHRAFVPAADIQRHQPPHQNIPSNVKLLFIVTVIYIVTYMFYLALSWVDQTRLSQTQFFAFSVFYRAYFIHSIINPLLYLKMDTLFRRRCKKIFSTAFPCTR; encoded by the coding sequence ATGATCGTTCTCTACGCGCGTATCGGACTAGAAGTGTGGAAAGCTATGCGGATCCGAGGTGCGCATGGCGTGGATTTAACCGCGCTGAGCCATTACCACCACAACCACGCACAACAGCCTTACCATCGGGCCTTTGTCCCAGCCGCCGACATCCAGCGCCACCAGCCTCCTCATCAGAACATACCCAGTAACGTGAAGCTCCTGTTCATAGTGACGGTGATCTACATCGTAACGTACATGTTCTATTTGGCGCTCTCTTGGGTGGACCAGACGCGCCTATCCCAGACTCAGTTCTTCGCGTTCTCAGTTTTCTACAGGGCTTACTTCATTCACAGCATTATCAATCCGCTACTCTATCTGAAAATGGACACACTCTTCCGCCGGCGGTGCAAGAAGATTTTTTCAACGGCGTTCCCATGTACACGATGA